AAGCTCGAGGCGCGCCTGGCCGAGCTGGCTCAGCCGGCCGACCCCGGGCGTCTGGAGCAAGAGCTGGTGCTGTCCCTGCAGAAGCTGGACGTGGACGAGGAACTGGACCGCCTGGACAGCCACATCAAGGAGATCCGCCGCGTGCTGAAGGGCGAGGCCGCCGTCGGCCGGCGCCTGGACTTCCTGCTGCAGGAGTTCAACCGCGAGGCCAACACCCTGGGCTCCAAGTCGGTGGACGTGCGCACCACCAACATCGCCGTCGAGCTGAAGGTGCTGATCGACCAGATCCGCGAGCAGGTGCAGAACCTGGAGTAGTCCTTCCCGGGACGAGCCCAGCGGGCATGCGCGCGCCGCCGCAAGCCCGGCGGCCGGCGACAGCGTGGGATCCAGGGGCACAGGGACCTGGGCGGACAGGCTTGGGTGCGGGTCGGCCCCGTCTGTTGGGCGCCCGGTCGCCGCGCGGCGCTGCCGCGCGAAGGGTTTGCTAGACTTGCGCGCCTTTTCCGACCGTCGCGCCCTGTCGCGGCAGCTAAGGCCATCGCCATGCGCGGCACCCTGTACATCGTCGCGGCCCCGTCGGGCGCCGGAAAGAGCAGCATCGTCAATGCCACGCTGGCGCGCGATCCGCGCATCAGCCTCTCGATCTCGTTCACCTCGCGCGCGCCGCGCCCGGGCGAGCGCCATGCCCAGCACTACCACTTCGTCAGCGAGGCGCAGTTCCAGGCGATGATCGACGCCGGCGAGTTCTTCGAGTACGCCCGCGTGCACGGCGACTGGAAGGGCAGTGCGCGCCAGTCGGTCGAACCGCAGCTGGCCGCCGGCCAGGACGTGCTGCTGGAAATCGACTGGCAGGGCGCGCGCCAGGTGCGCGAGAAGGTGCCCGAGGCGGTGAGCGTGTTCATCCTGCCGCCCTCGCGCGATGCGCTGGAGGAGCGTATGCGCAAGCGCGGGCAGGACAGCGAGGAAGTCATCGCCCAGCGCCTGGCCGCCGCGCGCGAGGAGATGTCGCACTACGGCGAGTTCGACTACGTGATCGTCAATGAAGTCTTCGACACCGCGGTGGAGGAGATGTGCGCCATCTTCACCGCCAGCCGCCTGCGCCGCGAGCGCCAGGCCGCCGAACACCGCGCCCTGATCGAGGCGCTGCTGGCGCAGTGATCGCGCACGCTTGAACGTCCTGTTCGTCTGCAGCCAGAACCGCCTGCGCAGCCCGACGGCCGAGCAGGTGTTCGCCGGCTGGCCGGGC
The window above is part of the Pseudoxanthomonas sp. X-1 genome. Proteins encoded here:
- the gmk gene encoding guanylate kinase translates to MRGTLYIVAAPSGAGKSSIVNATLARDPRISLSISFTSRAPRPGERHAQHYHFVSEAQFQAMIDAGEFFEYARVHGDWKGSARQSVEPQLAAGQDVLLEIDWQGARQVREKVPEAVSVFILPPSRDALEERMRKRGQDSEEVIAQRLAAAREEMSHYGEFDYVIVNEVFDTAVEEMCAIFTASRLRRERQAAEHRALIEALLAQ